GCCCTTGAAGCTGTAATTAGTGATCGAACGTTTACTAGTCGCTCGTCATTTGTGTTACCTGAATACAGGGAGTATGAGCGTGGTATGGCAACCTGGTTGAATGCATGGCTAGGGCCGATAGTGGCTAATTACTTAAATGAGTTATGTCAGGTAACTACCCCCTGTCCAGTGACAGTGATGCAATCATCTGGAGGTACGATTGCCGCTGAACAAGCTAGCAACCGAGCCGTTAACTTATTGCTATCAGGCCCTGCGGGTGGGTTATCGGCTGCCAGTTTTATAGGTGATTTGATTGAGCAAGATAAGCTGATCACATTCGATATGGGGGGGACATCCACTGATGTAGCCTTAATTGATGGCAAGGTAAAACTCACCAATGAAGGAAAAATTGCTAACTATTCCGTGGCCGTGCCAATGGTTGATATGCACACCATCGGTGCCGGTGGAGGCTCTATTGCTTATTTAGACAGTGGCGGCATGCTGCAGGTTGGACCAGTATCTGCTGGTGCAGACCCAGGGCCAGCTTGTTATGGGCTGGGGGGGGAGAACCCAACTGTAACTGATGCCAATCTGATATTAGGCCATTTGCCTGCTGCTACCCAGCTAGGAGGCAACTTGAAGCTAGATGTGAAAGCTGCGAAGCAAGCTGTCGCTACTTTAGTTGAGGCTGCCGGGCTGGCCACAGAAGAGATAGCAAAGGGTATTATTCAGCTTGCTAATGAGCATATGGTTAATGCAATAAGGGTTATTTCAGTTCAAAAAGGCTATGACCCACAAGAATTTACCTTATGTTGTTTTGGCGGTGCAGGGGGGCTACATGTTTGTGCAGTAGCTGATGCCTTAGGAATGACTCAAGCGGTAGTGCCCGTTAATAGTGGGGTGTTATCAGCGCTAGGGATGTTAGCTGCACCTAGATCTCGGCAGTTGGTTCATACCTATCGAAAGCCTTTTAGCCAGTTAACAGAGAAAGAGGTACATCAAGCCTTTTGCCGCTTAAAGCATAATGGTATTGCTGAGCTGATGGCAGAAGGCCTGTTGGAGTCAGAGTTAACACTCAATGCTGAGGTAGAAATGCGCTATTTGGGGCAGTCCTTTACTTTAGCAATACCTTGTAATTGGCAGCAGCCTGACTTGAGTGCTATGAGCGATGCATTTCACTTAGCACATCAGGTCCATTATGGGCACCAAATGGCGTCTGAAGTTGAGCTGGTTAATCTGCGCTTGGCCTTAAAAGC
This genomic window from Spartinivicinus poritis contains:
- a CDS encoding hydantoinase/oxoprolinase family protein, with the protein product MTHPLHLLGVDTGGTFTDFVYLKIAPLSTISATTGDQVTADVLIHKVLSTPQAPAQAILQGISEIGLKPLVQSGDLLLIHGSTVATNAALEGKGVKTLYVTNEGFADVLTIGRQQRQELYNLQPDPIKPPVPKELCVEVGCRLDAQGNNILPLTGIDIYKIQQAVAEHEPAAVAINLLFSFLNDADEKALEAVISDRTFTSRSSFVLPEYREYERGMATWLNAWLGPIVANYLNELCQVTTPCPVTVMQSSGGTIAAEQASNRAVNLLLSGPAGGLSAASFIGDLIEQDKLITFDMGGTSTDVALIDGKVKLTNEGKIANYSVAVPMVDMHTIGAGGGSIAYLDSGGMLQVGPVSAGADPGPACYGLGGENPTVTDANLILGHLPAATQLGGNLKLDVKAAKQAVATLVEAAGLATEEIAKGIIQLANEHMVNAIRVISVQKGYDPQEFTLCCFGGAGGLHVCAVADALGMTQAVVPVNSGVLSALGMLAAPRSRQLVHTYRKPFSQLTEKEVHQAFCRLKHNGIAELMAEGLLESELTLNAEVEMRYLGQSFTLAIPCNWQQPDLSAMSDAFHLAHQVHYGHQMASEVELVNLRLALKAPNVAIELPEIDIKPLTEAGFCHVHGVAGKVPVYQRVELGQGIIIQGPAIVCEQVATTYLAPGWQAEVDRFGNLQLNCQNN